Proteins from a genomic interval of Chroococcidiopsis thermalis PCC 7203:
- a CDS encoding ABC transporter substrate-binding protein gives MMKRLIASIVSICFVLVACLSFPEIAQAKSCTLRIIGWEGYMDASFAKPFEQKYGCKVIPTYAGSSDEMYAKIKASKGKSYDLVTASGDLTKRLYDANLVEAIDLSLVPNYKDLFPIFQQPAYNTFDGQAYGVSIAWGPDFLIYDKSVVKSEPQSWDVLYQPEYQGKVSLPDYPIFNADVALWKGSSNIYDISKERLATEIKPDLFRLRPQVRKFWNSQGELAQLFLNKEIALAWGWPVAIEELKRANFPVGATIPQEGTTGWSDSWMLLKGSPNKEIAHAWMDYMLTGEAQKPMTEVTGYWAVSKQVLPLLTAEQRRDSHLEDIENYYSQIHFWETVPNYDDWVALWNEFRGQ, from the coding sequence ATGATGAAGCGACTGATAGCAAGTATCGTTAGCATTTGTTTCGTACTGGTAGCGTGTCTGTCCTTTCCTGAAATCGCCCAAGCCAAAAGCTGCACTTTACGAATAATTGGCTGGGAGGGATATATGGATGCCTCTTTTGCCAAACCATTCGAGCAAAAATATGGTTGTAAAGTCATTCCAACTTATGCAGGCTCCTCAGATGAGATGTATGCCAAGATTAAAGCCAGTAAAGGCAAGTCATACGATCTCGTCACTGCTTCGGGAGACTTAACCAAACGCTTATATGATGCCAATTTAGTAGAGGCGATCGATTTAAGTTTAGTCCCCAACTACAAAGATCTATTCCCAATTTTTCAGCAACCAGCGTATAACACCTTTGACGGTCAAGCCTATGGTGTTTCGATTGCTTGGGGACCAGATTTTTTGATTTACGACAAATCCGTCGTCAAATCTGAACCGCAAAGCTGGGATGTCCTCTATCAACCAGAATATCAAGGTAAAGTATCTCTACCTGACTATCCCATCTTCAATGCTGATGTGGCGTTGTGGAAAGGTAGCTCTAATATCTACGACATTAGTAAAGAACGGCTAGCAACAGAAATTAAACCCGATCTTTTCCGCTTGCGTCCGCAGGTCAGAAAATTCTGGAATAGCCAAGGAGAGTTAGCCCAACTCTTTTTAAATAAAGAAATTGCTCTGGCGTGGGGTTGGCCCGTAGCAATTGAAGAACTAAAACGCGCTAACTTTCCTGTAGGAGCGACTATTCCTCAAGAAGGAACTACTGGATGGAGCGATTCTTGGATGTTACTCAAAGGCTCTCCCAACAAAGAAATCGCCCATGCTTGGATGGATTATATGCTGACGGGAGAAGCTCAGAAACCTATGACAGAGGTTACTGGCTACTGGGCTGTTTCTAAGCAAGTTTTACCGCTACTCACCGCCGAACAGCGTCGTGACTCCCATCTAGAAGACATCGAAAACTACTACAGCCAAATCCACTTCTGGGAAACCGTACCTAATTACGATGACTGGGTAGCCTTGTGGAACGAGTTTCGAGGACAGTAA
- a CDS encoding NAD(P)-dependent oxidoreductase, with protein sequence MKIAYLGLGIMGSGMVGNLLQAGHSVTVWNRTPDRCTPWVEKGATQANTPAQAVANAEIVMYCLSNEEAIADTVFGEDGILSGVHQGQIAIDMSTVHPNTSRREAVAYAEKGIEFIDAPVFGSKNESAAGGLWIVVGGKKEVFEKVKPILEPLSETIHYMGETGMGATMKLVGNAVVISQIEALGEAMILAKKAGLNPQDVLDVLHVTDFKSPIFDGMGSTLVKRDFSTSFALKWLLKDANLIAQLAQDNNSPIPAIALARETVKAAVNHGWSEENASAAIKALELQAGIEIK encoded by the coding sequence ATGAAGATTGCATATCTTGGCTTAGGGATTATGGGTAGCGGGATGGTGGGTAATCTCCTCCAAGCCGGACATTCGGTTACAGTCTGGAATCGGACACCGGATCGCTGCACTCCTTGGGTAGAAAAAGGCGCGACTCAAGCCAATACGCCAGCACAAGCAGTAGCTAATGCTGAGATCGTCATGTATTGTTTGAGCAATGAAGAAGCGATCGCAGATACGGTTTTTGGTGAAGATGGTATTCTTTCTGGGGTGCATCAGGGACAAATTGCGATCGATATGAGTACCGTTCATCCAAATACAAGTCGGCGGGAAGCAGTTGCATATGCAGAGAAGGGTATAGAATTTATCGATGCACCCGTTTTTGGCAGTAAAAATGAGTCTGCGGCTGGTGGTTTGTGGATTGTTGTCGGTGGCAAGAAAGAAGTTTTTGAAAAAGTTAAACCCATCCTCGAACCCTTAAGCGAAACCATTCATTATATGGGCGAAACGGGCATGGGCGCGACAATGAAATTAGTTGGTAACGCAGTTGTAATTTCCCAAATTGAAGCCCTTGGGGAAGCTATGATCTTAGCCAAAAAAGCGGGATTAAATCCTCAAGATGTACTCGATGTTTTGCACGTAACTGATTTTAAATCACCCATTTTTGATGGGATGGGAAGTACGTTAGTTAAAAGAGATTTTAGTACGAGTTTTGCCTTGAAGTGGTTGTTAAAAGATGCAAATTTAATCGCGCAACTCGCCCAAGATAATAATTCTCCTATTCCCGCGATCGCACTTGCCCGGGAGACAGTTAAAGCTGCGGTAAACCACGGCTGGAGCGAGGAAAATGCTTCAGCAGCAATCAAAGCTTTGGAATTACAAGCGGGAATAGAAATAAAATAA
- a CDS encoding ureidoglycolate lyase, which produces MTTANTVQQLQAEWVTQEKFQRYGQLILPSHDGKAYDSNDAQLNLQDGIPRFYIMRLQRRGRKFHTITRHVKCTQCLGSLAGKDWLIAVAPPNNDVNTPALEEIKAFRIPGNCFIKLAIGTWHAGPYFEHEMVDFYNLELSDTNVVDHFTHNFLQSDRLEFEII; this is translated from the coding sequence ATGACTACAGCAAATACAGTACAACAATTACAGGCTGAGTGGGTGACGCAGGAAAAATTTCAGCGTTATGGGCAATTAATTCTTCCCAGTCACGATGGTAAAGCTTACGATTCAAACGATGCTCAATTAAATTTGCAAGATGGTATACCGCGATTTTATATTATGCGGTTACAGCGACGAGGGCGAAAATTTCATACCATAACTCGTCATGTAAAATGCACTCAGTGTTTGGGTTCGTTAGCAGGAAAAGATTGGTTAATTGCCGTTGCACCTCCTAATAATGATGTCAATACACCAGCACTAGAAGAAATAAAGGCTTTTCGGATTCCTGGGAATTGTTTTATTAAATTAGCAATAGGAACTTGGCACGCTGGACCATATTTCGAGCATGAAATGGTAGATTTCTATAATTTAGAATTATCCGATACGAATGTAGTAGACCATTTCACCCATAATTTTCTTCAGAGCGATCGCTTGGAGTTTGAGATTATTTAG
- a CDS encoding ATP-binding cassette domain-containing protein — MTYLRLEGITKRFGSFVANDNISLSVAAGTIHALLGENGAGKSTLMNILSGLYQPDGGQIYLEDKPVLINSSNKAIQLGIGMIHQHFMLVPQLTVTENIILGTGDRFNLNLRHKQQEITELSQIYSLEVDPKAKVGDLPVGVQQRVEILKALYRQARLLILDEPTAVLTPSEVESLIAILRQLAAAGQTIIFISHKLEEVISLCDTVTILRRGQVVANTTTKASSPQQLAELMVGREIVLQLHKSATSLGKKILSVQSLQVEDDRGVAAIRNISFQLHAGEILGVAGVDGNGQRELADAIAGLRSVKAGKICLDGRDVTLWNPQKRVRELQIGYIPEDRQTMGLIMGFSIANNLILKTFIQLPFVRRFLLQKQVIEQNAETKIQQFDIRASDGNVKVSQLSGGNQQKVVLARELDREPSLIIAMQPTRGLDVGATAAVQQQLLSQRDRGAAILYISTELEEVMAMSDRIAVIYRGEFIDVLDRERATIETIGLLMAGGRTPI; from the coding sequence ATGACTTATTTACGCCTAGAAGGAATTACTAAACGCTTTGGTTCGTTTGTGGCTAACGATAACATTAGTTTGAGCGTGGCTGCTGGAACGATTCACGCGCTTTTAGGAGAAAATGGCGCGGGTAAGTCTACTTTAATGAATATTCTCAGCGGACTTTATCAGCCGGATGGCGGGCAAATTTATTTAGAAGATAAACCAGTTTTAATTAATTCCTCTAATAAGGCAATTCAACTTGGCATTGGCATGATTCACCAACATTTCATGCTCGTACCGCAACTCACAGTCACAGAAAACATTATTTTAGGAACGGGCGATCGCTTTAATTTAAATTTGCGACATAAACAACAAGAAATTACTGAATTATCTCAAATTTATAGTTTAGAAGTCGATCCAAAAGCAAAAGTAGGAGATTTGCCAGTAGGGGTACAACAGCGAGTAGAAATCCTGAAGGCTTTGTACCGTCAAGCCCGGCTATTAATATTAGATGAACCGACAGCCGTACTCACACCCTCAGAAGTTGAATCTTTAATTGCAATTTTACGACAGCTAGCAGCAGCCGGACAAACAATTATATTTATCAGCCACAAGCTGGAAGAAGTCATAAGTTTATGCGACACCGTAACTATATTACGGCGAGGTCAAGTCGTAGCAAATACCACAACAAAAGCTTCTAGTCCGCAACAGTTAGCAGAATTAATGGTAGGACGAGAAATTGTTTTACAGTTACATAAATCTGCAACTTCTCTAGGAAAAAAAATATTGTCCGTACAGTCTTTACAAGTGGAAGACGATCGCGGTGTTGCCGCAATCAGAAATATTTCGTTTCAACTTCATGCAGGCGAAATTCTAGGTGTTGCTGGAGTTGATGGGAACGGACAGCGAGAATTAGCAGATGCGATCGCGGGTTTGCGTTCTGTAAAAGCTGGAAAAATTTGCTTGGATGGACGAGACGTGACGTTATGGAATCCACAAAAGCGAGTTCGAGAATTACAAATAGGTTATATCCCTGAAGATCGTCAAACAATGGGTTTGATAATGGGGTTTAGTATTGCAAATAATTTAATCTTAAAAACTTTTATACAGTTACCTTTTGTGAGGCGTTTCTTGCTACAAAAACAGGTTATAGAGCAAAATGCCGAGACTAAAATTCAGCAATTTGATATTCGCGCTTCTGATGGGAATGTGAAGGTAAGCCAGCTATCAGGTGGAAATCAGCAGAAAGTTGTCTTAGCACGAGAATTAGATCGAGAACCATCATTGATTATCGCCATGCAACCGACGCGGGGGCTAGATGTGGGGGCGACAGCAGCAGTACAACAACAATTATTATCTCAACGCGATCGCGGTGCGGCTATCCTCTATATTTCTACAGAATTAGAGGAAGTTATGGCAATGAGCGATCGCATAGCAGTCATATATCGGGGCGAATTTATCGATGTTTTAGATCGAGAAAGGGCAACAATAGAAACAATTGGGTTATTAATGGCTGGAGGAAGAACCCCAATCTAG
- the purB gene encoding adenylosuccinate lyase, with the protein MIERYTLPEMGEIWTETYKFKTWLQVEIAVCEAQAELGYTPAAAVAEIKAKANFDPQRILEIEAEVRHDVIAFLTNVNEYVGDAGRYIHLGMTSSDVLDTALALQLVASLDLILARLADVIAAIRKQAQQHRHTVAIGRSHGIHAEPITFGFKLAGWLAEVLRHQERLTRMREEIAVGKISGAVGTYANIEPRVEAIACAKLGLKPDTASTQVISRDRHANFVNHLALLTASIERFAVEIRNLQRTDVLEVEEYFSKGQKGSSAMPHKRNPIRSERLTGMARMVRAAAVAALENVALWHERDISHSSVERVMLPDACILTHFMLKETTDLVQNLLVYPENMARNMNVYGGVVFSQRVLLTLIEKGMSREEAYAIVQSCAHQAWNTPSGNFHDLVAKDSRIAQTLSPEEIEACFDPQHHLQHLEEVYQRLGI; encoded by the coding sequence GTGATCGAGCGTTATACTCTGCCCGAAATGGGCGAAATCTGGACGGAGACATATAAATTTAAGACGTGGCTGCAAGTAGAAATTGCAGTGTGCGAAGCACAGGCGGAACTGGGATATACCCCAGCAGCAGCGGTAGCAGAAATTAAAGCAAAGGCAAATTTTGACCCCCAAAGAATCTTAGAAATTGAAGCAGAAGTTCGTCACGATGTCATCGCTTTCTTGACAAACGTGAATGAATATGTTGGCGATGCAGGGCGCTACATCCACTTAGGCATGACAAGTTCGGATGTACTCGATACAGCGTTGGCGCTACAACTTGTCGCTAGTCTAGATTTGATTTTGGCACGGTTAGCAGATGTCATCGCTGCCATCCGCAAACAAGCACAGCAGCACCGTCACACGGTAGCAATTGGGCGATCGCACGGAATTCACGCCGAACCGATTACATTTGGCTTTAAGCTAGCTGGTTGGTTAGCCGAAGTCTTGCGCCACCAAGAACGCCTCACTAGGATGCGAGAAGAAATCGCTGTGGGGAAGATTTCCGGTGCGGTAGGAACTTATGCCAACATTGAGCCGCGCGTGGAAGCGATCGCCTGTGCTAAACTCGGACTCAAGCCAGATACAGCCTCAACTCAAGTCATTTCTCGCGATCGCCACGCCAATTTTGTCAATCATTTAGCACTCTTAACCGCCTCCATCGAACGCTTTGCCGTCGAGATTCGCAACCTCCAACGCACGGATGTACTTGAAGTAGAAGAATATTTCTCCAAGGGGCAAAAAGGTTCCTCAGCCATGCCTCATAAGCGCAACCCGATCCGTTCCGAACGCCTCACGGGGATGGCACGGATGGTGCGCGCTGCCGCTGTAGCAGCTTTAGAAAACGTTGCTTTGTGGCACGAACGCGATATTTCCCACAGTTCCGTTGAAAGAGTAATGCTACCAGATGCTTGCATTTTGACGCATTTTATGTTGAAAGAAACAACAGATCTGGTGCAGAATCTGCTGGTGTATCCCGAAAACATGGCGCGAAACATGAATGTTTACGGGGGTGTTGTCTTTAGTCAGCGAGTGCTATTAACTTTAATCGAAAAAGGCATGAGCCGAGAAGAAGCTTATGCGATCGTCCAATCCTGCGCCCATCAAGCTTGGAACACACCAAGCGGAAATTTTCACGATTTGGTGGCAAAGGATTCTCGGATTGCCCAAACACTTTCACCTGAAGAAATTGAAGCTTGTTTCGATCCCCAGCATCATCTACAACATTTAGAAGAGGTATATCAAAGATTGGGGATTTAG
- the ureG gene encoding urease accessory protein UreG: MTAFRVGVAGPVGSGKTALVEALCKHLRQQYNIAVVTNDIYTQEDAQFLVRAQALSSDRILGVETGGCPHTAIREDASMNIAAIEQLEQKFLNLDLVFLESGGDNLAATFSPELVDLTIYVIDVAAGDKIPRKGGPGITKSDLLVINKTDLAPYVGADLSVMERDAKKMRGDKPFIFTNLKTQAGLTEAIAFIESYI; the protein is encoded by the coding sequence ATGACTGCATTTCGAGTTGGGGTAGCTGGTCCTGTCGGTTCGGGAAAAACGGCTTTAGTCGAGGCGCTATGCAAGCATCTACGTCAGCAATATAACATTGCGGTAGTGACAAACGATATCTATACTCAAGAAGACGCTCAGTTTTTGGTACGCGCTCAAGCACTCTCAAGCGATCGCATTTTGGGTGTAGAGACTGGCGGTTGTCCGCACACAGCGATTCGCGAAGATGCTTCAATGAATATAGCCGCGATCGAACAGTTAGAACAAAAATTTCTCAATCTGGACTTAGTATTTCTAGAAAGTGGTGGTGATAACCTCGCAGCTACTTTTAGTCCTGAGTTAGTAGACCTGACAATTTACGTGATTGATGTTGCAGCAGGTGATAAAATTCCCCGTAAAGGTGGACCAGGGATTACCAAATCAGATTTGTTAGTGATTAATAAAACCGACCTCGCTCCTTATGTTGGAGCCGATTTAAGCGTCATGGAACGGGATGCGAAGAAAATGCGCGGCGATAAACCGTTTATTTTTACAAATCTGAAAACTCAGGCTGGATTAACAGAGGCGATCGCATTTATCGAGAGTTATATCTAA
- a CDS encoding alpha/beta hydrolase: MKFKRSQIGLLSLFLCWGAIIPAATAAETVTFRLGSFEQKIEMKDLERFAKKGKLSGSLQLYAPWLTDDVRDTLNRRLDLDPKKFDRSMKRWQRSASGKQLLAALGLAFPDMTVEQLHAAVSLASREYDGMNIINLLRSYPEENITVDLSQVAGLDLSNVRSPTASDEVDSEINRR, translated from the coding sequence ATGAAATTCAAGCGATCGCAAATCGGATTACTATCACTCTTCCTCTGTTGGGGCGCTATCATACCAGCAGCTACAGCAGCAGAGACGGTAACTTTTCGCTTAGGCTCGTTCGAGCAGAAAATCGAAATGAAGGATTTAGAGCGCTTTGCTAAGAAGGGAAAGTTATCGGGTAGCTTGCAACTCTACGCGCCTTGGCTGACGGATGATGTGAGAGATACGTTAAATCGCCGTTTAGATCTCGATCCGAAAAAGTTTGACCGTTCGATGAAACGCTGGCAACGTTCTGCTAGTGGGAAACAACTGCTAGCGGCTTTAGGGTTAGCTTTTCCCGACATGACAGTAGAGCAATTACACGCTGCTGTTTCTCTGGCTTCGCGAGAATACGATGGGATGAATATTATCAATCTATTGCGTTCTTATCCCGAAGAAAATATTACCGTGGATTTGAGCCAAGTTGCCGGATTGGATTTATCCAACGTGCGATCGCCCACTGCATCGGATGAGGTAGATTCAGAAATTAACCGCAGATGA
- a CDS encoding ChaB family protein yields MTATGEQTQPAVTTAERTVSAIFKEKEQVDNVIRRLLDRGVSRDDISVIGKNFHSETKIAGFLTKKDVILGGLKQGAIFGSLFGSALGLLTGVGVLFVPFVGTLVAAGPIGAALLGAATGAIAGSAGAGLASALATLGMPEDKATIYQTRIEAGDFMVGVEVPANKSGEIQLLLESAGGEEVHINETPLPRFGKGQIEDPSHLSPEIRSHLSEDAQRLFVANYNRELAQSGDESKAEHHAWDVVREQFEQDENGIWSKSKMTV; encoded by the coding sequence ATGACGGCTACAGGAGAGCAAACTCAACCAGCAGTTACAACGGCTGAGCGTACTGTTTCGGCAATTTTCAAAGAGAAGGAACAAGTCGATAATGTCATTCGCCGTTTGCTAGATCGGGGTGTTTCCCGCGATGACATTTCTGTAATTGGGAAAAACTTCCACTCGGAAACTAAAATTGCTGGCTTTCTAACGAAGAAAGATGTAATTTTAGGTGGCTTGAAACAAGGAGCAATTTTTGGTTCTCTGTTTGGTTCAGCTCTTGGTTTGCTGACAGGAGTAGGAGTGTTATTTGTACCTTTTGTTGGTACGCTGGTAGCAGCAGGTCCCATTGGTGCGGCTTTGTTAGGTGCTGCTACTGGTGCGATCGCGGGTAGTGCGGGTGCGGGTTTAGCTTCTGCTTTGGCGACTCTAGGAATGCCAGAAGATAAAGCCACAATTTATCAAACTCGCATCGAAGCGGGTGATTTTATGGTAGGTGTTGAGGTTCCCGCAAATAAATCTGGCGAGATTCAACTATTACTTGAAAGTGCTGGTGGTGAAGAAGTACATATTAATGAAACGCCTCTACCGCGCTTTGGAAAAGGACAAATTGAAGATCCTAGCCATTTGTCTCCCGAAATCCGGTCTCATCTATCGGAAGACGCACAAAGACTATTCGTTGCTAATTACAACAGAGAACTCGCTCAATCTGGCGATGAATCCAAAGCCGAACATCACGCTTGGGATGTAGTGCGCGAACAGTTCGAGCAAGATGAAAACGGCATTTGGTCTAAATCAAAAATGACCGTATAA
- a CDS encoding DUF1823 family protein — protein MSIPPLNTETIWAILNEEIDDNMVNQLVWHYLGYRYNETNNVWDTTNVAPEWRDEYPTTPPDFIDSRPASVKLTRSIPSENKQLLKEQLGFKGYKIGEFGPRQTRRATVANWLLSYMQLQKP, from the coding sequence ATGTCAATACCTCCACTTAACACAGAAACGATTTGGGCGATTTTGAATGAAGAAATTGACGATAATATGGTGAATCAATTAGTTTGGCACTATCTAGGCTATCGTTACAACGAAACAAATAATGTTTGGGATACTACAAATGTAGCTCCAGAATGGCGTGACGAGTATCCCACTACGCCCCCAGATTTCATTGATAGTCGCCCAGCCAGCGTTAAGCTGACTCGTTCGATTCCGTCAGAAAACAAGCAATTATTAAAAGAACAATTGGGTTTTAAAGGTTACAAAATTGGTGAATTTGGTCCACGTCAAACTCGCCGCGCTACAGTTGCTAATTGGTTGTTGAGTTATATGCAATTGCAAAAACCTTGA
- the rd gene encoding rubredoxin, whose translation MQKYICSVCGYIYDPEAGDPEAEIEPGTQFEDIPDDWVCPVCAAAKEMFEPEN comes from the coding sequence ATGCAGAAATATATCTGTAGCGTCTGTGGTTACATCTACGATCCAGAAGCAGGAGATCCAGAAGCAGAAATAGAACCAGGTACGCAATTTGAGGATATACCAGATGATTGGGTATGTCCGGTTTGTGCGGCTGCAAAAGAGATGTTTGAGCCAGAAAACTAG
- a CDS encoding DUF4126 domain-containing protein, with protein sequence MSLDVAIVEILAALSISAAAGIRITLPLLVLGLLQGEDFWYNVPILSNIYPPIVLGILISCCLIELIASKNLLGQRLLQIAYLPLCPIIGAILAIALIQGVPKILIGLVGGFVALLLQLIQAGWFYRWNRFPLWLSFLQDSLCIFLVYLALKAPQLGGIVALILLGLAVNSYKELRQWYLRQYQSRRDR encoded by the coding sequence TTGAGTTTAGATGTTGCGATAGTAGAAATTTTAGCGGCGCTTTCGATTTCGGCGGCGGCGGGAATTAGAATTACTTTGCCTTTGCTGGTTCTAGGATTGTTGCAGGGGGAAGACTTTTGGTACAACGTTCCCATTTTATCTAATATTTATCCGCCAATCGTGTTAGGTATTCTGATAAGTTGTTGTTTAATTGAGTTAATCGCCTCAAAAAATTTGCTCGGTCAGCGCTTGCTGCAAATCGCATATTTACCACTCTGCCCAATTATCGGAGCTATATTAGCGATCGCGCTTATTCAAGGTGTACCAAAAATTTTAATTGGCTTAGTTGGCGGCTTTGTGGCTTTACTCTTACAACTGATCCAAGCTGGGTGGTTTTATCGTTGGAATCGTTTTCCTCTTTGGCTATCTTTTCTGCAAGATAGCTTGTGTATTTTCCTCGTTTATTTAGCTTTGAAAGCACCACAATTAGGAGGTATTGTAGCGCTGATTCTTTTGGGGTTAGCTGTCAATAGTTACAAAGAATTAAGGCAATGGTATCTTAGGCAATATCAATCTCGACGCGATCGGTAG
- a CDS encoding BMP family protein, whose amino-acid sequence MLEISRRKFLLYGSAALSTSLLLKACGNSNPTQTSNSPTAAGGGEGFKVAIALPGVRSDKAWNQAGYEGVNIAKQKLEAETAYVEQVAQPDQAEALSDFARRGFNVVFAHGGQFDAAVEQVATQFPKTFFVAVNGSVNAENVAALRIDHLQASYLCGIIAASMTKSNRLAYLAGQSFEATLQELRGFELGAKSVKPNVQISSSFTGDWNDIARAKEATLAIISSGADVIYQWLDNSSPAVLQAASDKGIYAFGNTTDQLNVAPKAVLTSALKRIDLAIAFLAEQAKNGQIKGQTYALGLARPDILNLGKFGQMVPEGLQKKVLGTRQAIIDNKITFENCQEGGKETRCVKTAST is encoded by the coding sequence ATGTTAGAAATCAGTCGGCGTAAATTTTTACTCTACGGTTCGGCTGCATTGAGTACGAGTTTGTTACTCAAGGCTTGCGGCAATTCTAATCCTACCCAAACAAGCAACAGCCCCACTGCTGCGGGGGGTGGTGAAGGATTTAAGGTGGCGATCGCCCTGCCTGGGGTAAGATCGGACAAAGCTTGGAATCAAGCAGGTTACGAAGGCGTAAACATCGCCAAACAAAAGCTGGAGGCGGAAACGGCTTACGTCGAACAAGTCGCGCAACCAGATCAAGCCGAGGCTTTGTCAGACTTCGCCCGTCGCGGTTTTAACGTCGTCTTCGCCCACGGGGGACAATTTGACGCAGCAGTGGAACAAGTCGCAACTCAGTTTCCTAAAACGTTTTTTGTCGCCGTGAATGGTTCTGTAAATGCAGAAAACGTAGCTGCATTACGCATCGATCATTTACAAGCTAGCTATTTATGCGGCATCATTGCGGCATCAATGACAAAATCAAATAGATTAGCTTATTTAGCCGGACAATCTTTTGAGGCTACATTACAAGAATTGCGCGGGTTTGAGTTAGGGGCAAAATCTGTTAAACCTAACGTACAAATCAGTTCTAGTTTTACAGGCGATTGGAATGATATTGCTAGGGCAAAAGAAGCAACTTTGGCAATTATTTCATCGGGTGCAGATGTGATTTATCAATGGTTGGACAATTCATCTCCAGCAGTATTACAAGCAGCTAGCGATAAAGGAATTTACGCTTTTGGCAATACGACAGATCAATTAAATGTTGCGCCAAAAGCAGTTTTAACAAGTGCTTTAAAGCGCATCGATCTCGCGATCGCCTTTCTTGCCGAACAAGCAAAAAACGGTCAAATTAAAGGTCAAACCTATGCCCTTGGTTTAGCAAGACCAGATATTTTAAATTTAGGTAAGTTCGGTCAAATGGTTCCAGAAGGATTGCAAAAAAAAGTTCTAGGTACTAGACAAGCAATTATCGATAATAAAATTACATTTGAAAATTGTCAGGAAGGTGGAAAAGAGACGCGATGCGTGAAGACAGCATCGACATGA
- a CDS encoding DUF1517 domain-containing protein encodes MRNKLLSVMKPLIKSLFVFGLIATLAFGQADNALAASGGRIGGGSFRAPSRGYSTPRTYAPGGGGYYAPYPGGGFGFPFLFPFFGIGGGFGGLFTILIFFAIANFMLQAFRRASSGGSVEELEYDSNPTVSVTRVQVGLLAEARGLQAELNRIAELADTNSPEGRVEVLQEASLALLRHPEYWVYAGGSTQQSRLTGAEAEFNRLSLAERSKFSEETLSNVNNQLKAATPKAELPAGDGSGSSDLAVKDPGEYIVVTLIAATLGKLQIPTINSTDDLRQALRQFGSIPSDKLLAIEVLWTPQAEGDTLSSDDVLAEYADLKLV; translated from the coding sequence ATGCGTAATAAACTGCTTTCAGTCATGAAACCGTTGATAAAATCTTTGTTCGTATTCGGTCTAATCGCTACTTTAGCGTTTGGTCAGGCAGATAATGCATTAGCAGCTAGTGGTGGTCGGATTGGTGGTGGCTCTTTTAGAGCGCCTAGCCGCGGCTACTCTACTCCTAGAACATACGCTCCCGGTGGTGGTGGCTACTACGCGCCTTACCCTGGTGGTGGATTTGGGTTTCCTTTCCTGTTTCCCTTCTTTGGCATCGGCGGCGGCTTTGGCGGCTTGTTTACAATCCTGATCTTCTTTGCGATCGCCAACTTTATGTTACAAGCCTTCCGACGTGCTAGCAGTGGTGGTAGCGTAGAGGAATTAGAATACGATAGTAATCCTACTGTCAGTGTGACTCGCGTACAAGTCGGTTTGTTGGCTGAGGCAAGAGGCTTACAGGCTGAACTCAACCGGATTGCCGAACTCGCAGATACTAACTCTCCTGAAGGTAGAGTAGAAGTATTGCAAGAAGCTTCTTTAGCTCTGTTACGCCACCCCGAATATTGGGTTTATGCTGGTGGTAGCACTCAGCAATCTCGCTTGACGGGTGCAGAAGCTGAGTTTAACCGTTTATCCTTGGCAGAACGTAGCAAGTTTAGCGAAGAAACTCTTTCCAACGTCAACAATCAGCTCAAGGCTGCAACGCCTAAAGCAGAATTACCAGCAGGTGACGGCTCTGGTAGTAGCGATTTAGCTGTGAAAGATCCCGGTGAATACATCGTCGTCACTCTGATTGCAGCGACTTTGGGTAAATTGCAAATACCAACAATCAATAGTACTGACGATCTGCGTCAAGCTCTACGTCAATTTGGTAGTATTCCAAGCGATAAACTCTTGGCGATTGAAGTGTTATGGACACCTCAAGCTGAAGGTGACACCCTCAGTTCTGATGATGTTCTAGCAGAATATGCAGATCTGAAATTGGTATAA